The window CGCGGGGCGTGGCGGCTGAGCAGGGTGGCGTACTCGGCCGTGAGGCCCGCGAGAGTGGCCTGTGGGGGACTGGGGGTTCCGGTCGGTGGGCGTCTCGCATCGGCCGGGCTTGGTCAGCAGCACGTTGATGGCCCTGGCGACCACGAGGGTCTGCCCGCTGGCGGTGACCGATGTGCTGCTGGCGGAGGTGACGACGCGGGTGACGCCTTCGTAGCCGTATGCGCCGTACCTGAACCTGGGCGGCACCTCCGGGGAATCGCGCCCCGGTCCTCTGCGAAACATGGCATGTCTACGGCAGAACGAATAGGTACTTTGATGAGCGAAACGGCCTCTTCATCTCCCGAGATGAGCGCTTTCATCCGCGCTACCCGCCAAACGGCGGGCAAGTCCCGCCGTACGGCGGCGTGCCGGAGCCCGGCGTACGCGCGGATCATCGCCGTACGATCCGCCACACGCAGCATGAGGAGCACAGGCAATGACGCTCACGCCGCCCCCGTTCGACCCGGAACTCGCCGCCGCCCTGGAGATGATCAAGGACACGTTGCTGACCCAGCTGACCATGGACGAGATCGAAGCCACCCGTAACGGTCCCGGTATAGAGATGTGGGCGGACATGGACCTGACCTTGGGCGGGGCGTTCGAGGTCGAGGACCGGGTCGTGCCGGGTCCCGAGAACGCGCCCGACATCTCGCTGCTGATCTGCCGGCCGGTCGATCCGGCGACGGACGGTCCGCTGCCCGTGATCTACCACGTCCACGGCGGCGGCATGGTGCTCGGCAACAACCGCGTCGGCGTGGACGCCCCGCTGCGCTGGGCCAATGAGCTGGGCGCGGTCGTGGTGTCCGTCGAGTACCGCCTGGCACCGGAGAACCCGTACCCGGCGCCCATCGACGACGTGTACGCCGGGCTGCTGTGGATCGCCGACCACGCCGAGGAGATCGGCGCCGACGCCGAGCGGATCGTCATCACGGGGGCCAGCGCGGGCGGTGGCCTGACGGCCGCGCTGGCCCTGCTCCTCAGGGACCGCAAGGGTCCGCGCCCCGTCGGCCAGATGCTGATGTGCCCGATGCTCGACGACCGCAACGACACCCCCTCCGTGTACCAGATGGAGGGCCTCGGCGCGTGGGACCGCACGGCCAACGACACCGGCTGGACCGCGCTGCTGGGTGAGCGGCGCGGCGGCCCGGATGTCTCCCCGTACGCCGCCCCGGCCCGCGCGGACGACCTGACCGGGCTGCCCCCGGCCTTCCTCGACGTCGGCTCCGCCGAAACGTTCCGCGACGAAGTGGTCGCCTACGCCACCCGCCTGTGGCAGGCCGGCGGTGCCGCCGAGCTGCACGTGTGGCCGGGCGGCTTCCACGGCTTCGAAAGCTTCGCCCCCCAGGCGGTCCTCTCCCAGGCATGCCAGGCGGCCCAGGTGGCGTGGCTGCGCAGGCTCCTCGCAGAGTGACGGGGCTGGGTACCGGGGGGTGTGGCTGACGCGCGGCTGCCACCGCGCACCCGCCTGCCCACGCGTGGTGGGGGAGGCGGTTTCTTTCGCCGCGGGTTGCGGAGGGGGTTGGTCGCGTAGTTCCCCGCGCCCCTTCAGGGGCGCGTACGCGGCGGTCGCGCGGGGGAGGCGGCCCGTGCCGCACTCCCCCGCGCGACCTGTGAGCGTACACACTCCACGAAACGTGGCCCCTTGGCGCACCATGGGGCCATGAAAGAGCTGGCGGGGCGGCTGACCGCACTGGATCCGGATGCCGGCGCCGCCGTCCGGGTCATCGCCTACTTCGACCGGCTGGCCGAGCACCGGGCCGGTCTTGAGGCGATGGTGCGCGGGGTCGCCGTGCTGGCCGGGTGTCCGGCGCGGCTCGCCGACGCCGGGCGGCGGGTACGTCTGCGGGTCGAGACCGACGGGCACCGCCGGGACACGGACCAGTCTCCCGACCCCGCGTGGCCGTCCGCCGCGCTGTCGCCGGACGGTGCCCCGGCGCTGTGGCTGGAGCGGGCGGGGGCACCCAGCGTCGTCGACGCGGTGACCCTCGAACGGGCGGCGGCTGCCATCCGCGTCGTCCTCGACCGCACCCGTGGCCGCGCACCGACGGCCCACGCCGACGACCCGGCGCTCGTGGAAACCCTCCTCGACGCCACCGCACCCGAGCAGGTACGGCTGCACGCGGCCCGGCAACTGGGCCTGGACCCGGCCACCCGGGCCCGCGTGGCCGCGCCGTTCGACGGCCCGCCCCGCATCGTGAACGCCTCCGCCCGGCGTGGACCGATCCACCCGCACGCCCGGCCGTCCACCCCCGGGCCGGCACCGGTACCGGCCCGGGGCACCGCACCGACCCACGCCGGACCCGCCACCGCGGACCCGGGACCGGCGCACCTCGACGCCGGATCCGCCGGCACCGCCCTCCCACCGGGCCGGGTCGGTGTCGGCCCCGCCGTGCCCCTGCTCGAACTGCCGGACTCCTGGGCCGCCGCCCGCACCGCGCTCCGTTTCACCGCCGACGGCACCCCGCACGACCCCGGACCCCGGGTCGTGTACGCCGATGAGCTCGGCGGTATCGGGCTGCTCGCCGAGCTTGTCGTGCCGGGGGCCGATCCGCCGCCCGATGTGCGGGCGCTGGATGCGGCGGTCGCGGACGCGCCCTGGATGCTGACGACGTTGCACGCGGTCGCCTCGACGGCGAGCCTGCGGGCAGCCGCCGTCGAGGTCAACGTCCACCACTCCACGCTCCAGGACCGGTTGGGCCACGCCGAGGCGCTGCTCGGGTGGGCCGTCCGTACCCCACAGGGCCGACTCAGGCTGCAACTGGCCCTGGCCATGCGGCATTTGGGGCGCGCATAGGGGAGATGCAGGCGAGGTACAGGGGAGGTGACCCATACCAGGCGGTCACCGGACGGTCCGGTGAAAGCCTTCGGTCAGGGCCGCAGGTCTTCCGGGTGGTACAGCGCTTCGTCCAGGGGGTGCGGAAATCCGTCTTCCTTAGTTGTAGTGGCGCAGGAAGTAGCCCGGGTAGTTGTACGACTCGAAGCGAACCGAGCCCGACGCCGTGCCCGTCCGGGCGATGAACGTGGCGTCCTTCGCGAAGGTCGACGTACCGGCGAAGGTAGTTGCCGGAGCTGTCGCGGAACGAGTAGCCGCCCGCGTCGGCCAGTCCGGCGACGGCCGTGAAGGTGGACGCCTGTTTGACCGCGGTGGTGCTGGAAGTGCTCACCACGGGGAGGTTGATCAAGGGGCAAGGCCCACGTTCGGCGAGGCCTCCAGTCCAATGCGGCCCCCTGCACCGACAGCTTCCTCGTTCTGAACCGGTCTATCGCTGTGTCTGCCTGGTCCCCGCAGTGCACGGCGGCCTTCGCCCTGATCCTGTGTTCCAGGTCTGGAAACACAGGATCGGTACGAAGGCCGCAGACGTGTGTGTGCTGGTGCTGGCGCTCAGCGAGACGGGTTCGCCTGAGCTCGCCCTGCAGAACCGACGTTGCGGAGAGCAGCCGCCTTCTACCCCGCGGACGGCGGGCCCAGGAGCACCACCTCCAGCGCACTTCCCTCCGCAGGCCAGTCCGTGCGCGGCTTGTCCTGGTTTGCTGGCAGGGATTCCCAGCGGAGATAGTAGGTGCCGGTGTCGTTGCGGCCGGCCAGGTCGGTCTGCAGTCGCACCGCCAGGCCAGGGTAGGTGCCGCGCACATCCGTGATCTCGGCGGGCAGCGCCGGGGTCGCGGCCTCCGCCACGGGGTGCAGGCCACCGTCGATGACGATGCTCCGCGGTTCACCCGAGCAAGTGAAGTCGACGCGGATGTTGCCATCCTCCATCACCTCGGAGCCGAGCATGGACACTGTGAAGACGAGGCTGCCGCCACCGCCGAAACTCCAGCGGCCCTTCCAGTCGCTGACTTGGTGGATGTCCCACGCGCCTGATCCGTCGGGGCGCGCGACGTAGATCTGGGAGTTCCCGTCACCGTCGTACTTGTGATAGCTGATGACCGGAGTGCCCTCGGCGTCGAAGCCGAGCTTCGCGTTGCCGTTGAGCAGACCGCCGCCGTTGGGCACCGGGTCGATCACATCCGCCTCGCCGTACCGGAACGGGGTCGTCAGCGCAGTGCCGGCACTGTCGAACCAGTCGACGAGGTTCCTGCTCTTGGCGTAGCTCAGCCGACTGTTGGTCGCGGCGTCACCAGTGTCGCGCCAGACCCAGATCATGTGGAACCATCCGTCTGGTCCGAGGGCGGGGTTCTCGAAGTAGGCGTTCCACGTCCCGCTCGGATTGTCGTCGGATCCCTCGCCGTCGAAGAGCGGCTCGTCGACCAGCCGCGACCAGGCGGAGGAGGCCTCGTCATACACGTTGAAGTAGGTCACGCCGTCACCTGACCCACCATTGCGATGGCTGAAGACGAGACTGCCGTCCTGGCGGTTGACGAACTCCGGATAGGTCACCGAGTTCTCGGTCGACGCATCGATCATCGTGGTCACCCGGGTCAGCGACGTCACGTCGCCGGGCACGGTGGTGCGGAAGTACACCAGCGCCACGTTGTGCATGTTGCCGGACACATGGAGGTTGCCGTCGCGGTCCAGTCCCATCGAGACGTAGTTGTGGCTGTCCCAGCCCAACGTCGAGGGGAGCACCTTTGTGGTCCAGCTGTCGTCCGAGAGGCTGCGGTGCGCGATCGTCATCCGGCGTGCGTCGTCGTAGTAGGCCACGTACTGATCGTCATTGTGTGTCAGTACCCGTTGCGTCACCGGCATGCCGGCCCACGTCGTGTCCACCGGGATCGTCTGGAGCACCTGCTGCTGGGCATCGGGGAAGTCGTAGGAGCCCTTGTCCACCGTGCAATCGAGCGTTCCCGGAGGTGAGATGGCCGGGGTGGAGGTCGTGAGGGAGAACGACTTCGCGCGCAGGTTGCCGGTGTTCGAGTAGAGGCCGGCGGAGCCGCCCACACGGGTCGGGTCGGTGGTGGGCAGCGTGTACGACGTGTCGACGAGGGTGGCCCCGGAGTCGCTGTTGCGCACCGAGACGGTGAAACGGGTCCCGGTGCGACCGAGGTTCAGTTCGAGAGATGTGCCGTAGGGCGCGTTCATGTTTCCCTGGGCGAGCACGGTCGGTGTGGTGCTGGCCGCCATCTTCAGCAGCTGCCACTGCCCCGTGCGGGCCCCACCGGCGGTCGTCACGCGCAGGACGTAGTAGTCCAGCGAGGGCGTTCCCTGTACGTTCGCCGCGATACCGCTCCATTCCGCACCGGAAGGCGAGCTGCTGACGATCCTGATCTGAGCACTCACGGTGTACGAGCTACCGAGCTGAACCGGACGGTAGGTGGCGACAGCGTTCGTCGGGGTGGCAGCGGAGAGGGCTTCACCGGATGCGATCGACCACGTTCCTCGGTCGGAGGCCCAGTTCGCCCCGAGGGAGCCGTTGGCGCGTTCGAAGTCATCGGACCGCGTTGCCGTAGGTGTGATGGCCGGGGTGGAGGTCGTCAGGGAGAACGACTTCGCGCGCAGGTTGCCGGTGTTCGAGTAGAGGCCGGCGGAGCCGCCCACACGGGTCGGGTCGGTGGTGGGCAGCGTGTACGACGTGTCGACGAGGGTGGCCCCGGAGTCGCTGTTGCGCACCGAGACGGTGAAACGGGTCCCGGTGCGACCGAGGTTCAGTTCGAGAGATGTGCCGTAGGGCGCGTTCATGTTTCCCTGGGCGAGCACGGTCGGTGTGGTGCTGGCCGCCATCTTCAGCAGCTGCCACTGCCCCGTGCGGGCCCCACCGGCGGTCGTCACGCGCAGGACGAAGTAGTCCAGCGAGGTCGTTCCCTGTACGTTCGCCGCGATACCGCTCCATTCCGCACCGGAAGGCGAGCTGCTGACGATCCTGATCTGAGCACTCACAGTGTACGAGCTACCGAGCTGAACCGGACGGTAGGTGGCGACAGCGTTCGTCGGGGTGGCAGCGGAGAGGGCTTCACCGGATGCGATCGACCACGTTCCTCGGTCGGAGGCCCAGTTCGCCCCGAGGGAGCCGTTGGCGCGTTCGAAGTCATCGGTCCTGGTCACTTGGTCGACGGCCGACGCCGGAAAGGGCGCGGAAAGCGTGACCAGCATGCACGCCAGGGCGGCGGCACTGGCGATCAGCGTGGCCCGCAGCCGCGGCAGGAACCTTCGACGTCTTTGTGTCATGGGCATGATCGTTCCTTCTGTGTCGGTAGTACCTGACGTGAGACAGGGCTGCGGACGCATGGGCGAAGCCCGCCGCGGGTGACCGCCATGCCGCTGAGCGCCAGTTCGGCGGGTGATCGGCTCCGACAAGGCCTTCTCTTGGCAGTTCGCAGGACAGCACACGATGTCATGACTGGCCTTACAAACAGCATGTGTCGGCGGGGGTAACATAGGATGTATTACTGGGACACCATCGGTGGTCCGCCTAGGGCCTCGACAGAAATCGCCAGGTGAGCCCCGAGAGTGCAGCTGGCAGACGCGTCCGACCCCCAGGGCTAACTGCTCCGAACATAGGATATATTCAGCCGATAGGTCGGATTGCGCTCTCGCTTCACCGCCGTGCGCGTGCGGGCCCCGGGCAAGGCGGTCGACCGTCCGTCGCGGCCTGGGACTTGACCTTCCAGGGCCACTCTTGGCCGTGCCGGCACCACCCGTCCCCCTCGTGACCGCCGCCCCACACCTCCCTCACCGCTGAGTGATTGGCCGGGAACATGGTCCGGGCGGCCAATGAGGACATGGCCTCGCCACCGATGGGCCGAGAGGCCGTCGAGCGCATGGCGGGCGGCGCCGTGCCCCGACCGCGGCCGTGCCAACCGTGTTCGTGTGGCCGACCTTGCGCCATGTCGCGGCTCGTGCCGCCTGTTCGGCGAAGAACCGCGCAGGTTGGCAGGCGAGAAGGCAGGCCGGTTCCGATACCGCTATCGCTATCGCTGCATGCAGATGACATAGTGAATCGCGGATGCGGAGCCGTCCGCGACATGGGTGGGTCGGTAGGCTGCCTCGGTCCACGGTCGGCCACCTGACCCCCAAAACACCACCACGGACTCCGTGCAGCCGGACGCTTAGCCACGGCGATGCCCGCACGGCTGACCAGCGTGACGGCCTCAGCTGCATCGCGGCAGCAGCTGCTCCCCATCAGCCCAGGACGGGCCCCGGGTCGCCTCACGCGCCCGCATTCGTGACGGCGGGGGTACAGCGGCCCGCCAGAACTCCGGCCCGGCAGACGGCCGCTCAGCGCCACGGAGCCCCCTCCCCTCCGGCCTGGTTGTTGACGTAGTAGGTGCTGTTGGCCGCGGCCGCGCTGTCGGCACCGGCGAACAGCCCCGCAACCAGGGCGGCGGCCGCTCCGACGGCTGGGAGCTGGCGTGGTCTCAGGAAATCGCGCATGTGGTGGTTCCTTCGAGCTCGTCATTGAGGGACGGAACAGGTGAGATACGGACGACCGTCCCGGTCTGCACCGACAATCGGATCGGCCCGGGCGGATGGTGGATCGCTTGCGCTTCTTCGGTGCTGTACGCGGCCGGGTGGACGGTGCTCGGTCCGGACCACGGCGGCACGACCGTCAGTTCACGTTCGTGCCCTCCGGTCAGCTCGAGCCGGTCTGCCTCGCCGGGGCGCCGGGTGAAGGAAACCCGGTGACCCCCGCGAGTTCGCAGTTCGGTGAAGCTGACCGGGAGATCAAGGGGCCAGTTCGGCAGGATGCGGATCACGCCGTCGTGGCTCTGCAGCAGGCACTCGGAGATCACGGCGCCGGCCGCGAAGTTCTCGGTCCACACCCCCATGCGCGCCATGAAGTCGAAGGGTGTCGCGTCGTCGTACCGGCCGCCAGCGCACTGGACCCGTGCTGTCGCCGTGCCGTTGGGGAT is drawn from Streptomyces bottropensis ATCC 25435 and contains these coding sequences:
- a CDS encoding alpha/beta hydrolase; its protein translation is MTLTPPPFDPELAAALEMIKDTLLTQLTMDEIEATRNGPGIEMWADMDLTLGGAFEVEDRVVPGPENAPDISLLICRPVDPATDGPLPVIYHVHGGGMVLGNNRVGVDAPLRWANELGAVVVSVEYRLAPENPYPAPIDDVYAGLLWIADHAEEIGADAERIVITGASAGGGLTAALALLLRDRKGPRPVGQMLMCPMLDDRNDTPSVYQMEGLGAWDRTANDTGWTALLGERRGGPDVSPYAAPARADDLTGLPPAFLDVGSAETFRDEVVAYATRLWQAGGAAELHVWPGGFHGFESFAPQAVLSQACQAAQVAWLRRLLAE
- a CDS encoding helix-turn-helix domain-containing protein, translated to MKELAGRLTALDPDAGAAVRVIAYFDRLAEHRAGLEAMVRGVAVLAGCPARLADAGRRVRLRVETDGHRRDTDQSPDPAWPSAALSPDGAPALWLERAGAPSVVDAVTLERAAAAIRVVLDRTRGRAPTAHADDPALVETLLDATAPEQVRLHAARQLGLDPATRARVAAPFDGPPRIVNASARRGPIHPHARPSTPGPAPVPARGTAPTHAGPATADPGPAHLDAGSAGTALPPGRVGVGPAVPLLELPDSWAAARTALRFTADGTPHDPGPRVVYADELGGIGLLAELVVPGADPPPDVRALDAAVADAPWMLTTLHAVASTASLRAAAVEVNVHHSTLQDRLGHAEALLGWAVRTPQGRLRLQLALAMRHLGRA
- a CDS encoding BNR repeat-containing protein, whose protein sequence is MLPPPTHAVCKASHDIVCCPANCQEKALSEPITRRTGAQRHGGHPRRASPMRPQPCLTSGTTDTEGTIMPMTQRRRRFLPRLRATLIASAAALACMLVTLSAPFPASAVDQVTRTDDFERANGSLGANWASDRGTWSIASGEALSAATPTNAVATYRPVQLGSSYTVSAQIRIVSSSPSGAEWSGIAANVQGTTSLDYFVLRVTTAGGARTGQWQLLKMAASTTPTVLAQGNMNAPYGTSLELNLGRTGTRFTVSVRNSDSGATLVDTSYTLPTTDPTRVGGSAGLYSNTGNLRAKSFSLTTSTPAITPTATRSDDFERANGSLGANWASDRGTWSIASGEALSAATPTNAVATYRPVQLGSSYTVSAQIRIVSSSPSGAEWSGIAANVQGTPSLDYYVLRVTTAGGARTGQWQLLKMAASTTPTVLAQGNMNAPYGTSLELNLGRTGTRFTVSVRNSDSGATLVDTSYTLPTTDPTRVGGSAGLYSNTGNLRAKSFSLTTSTPAISPPGTLDCTVDKGSYDFPDAQQQVLQTIPVDTTWAGMPVTQRVLTHNDDQYVAYYDDARRMTIAHRSLSDDSWTTKVLPSTLGWDSHNYVSMGLDRDGNLHVSGNMHNVALVYFRTTVPGDVTSLTRVTTMIDASTENSVTYPEFVNRQDGSLVFSHRNGGSGDGVTYFNVYDEASSAWSRLVDEPLFDGEGSDDNPSGTWNAYFENPALGPDGWFHMIWVWRDTGDAATNSRLSYAKSRNLVDWFDSAGTALTTPFRYGEADVIDPVPNGGGLLNGNAKLGFDAEGTPVISYHKYDGDGNSQIYVARPDGSGAWDIHQVSDWKGRWSFGGGGSLVFTVSMLGSEVMEDGNIRVDFTCSGEPRSIVIDGGLHPVAEAATPALPAEITDVRGTYPGLAVRLQTDLAGRNDTGTYYLRWESLPANQDKPRTDWPAEGSALEVVLLGPPSAG